The Raphanus sativus cultivar WK10039 chromosome 6, ASM80110v3, whole genome shotgun sequence sequence GAGCTGTTGTGAATCTTGGATCATATTATCTTGTAGGAATTCCTGTGGGATTGTTACTTGGTTTTCACTTTCACTTGGGTGGTCGGGTAAACTAAATAGCCCAACTCAGAATCTTTGTTGGCTCATGTCTTACTTTGCCCTATGTAACTAAAATGTTGTAATATTTAAGGGGCTTTGGCTGGGAATCATATGTGCACTCATCGTTCAAGGTGTATGTCTTTCCATCATCACCTTTCTTACAAATTGGGATGAAGAGGTAATTCAAAAGCTATTACTGTTATTTAACAGTAGAGTACTCTTTGACTATACTGAATTTGGTTACTATGCCTTGGGACTGATGACtgagattattttttataacgtTTTTCCGTTTATCGATCGACAGGTAAGGAAAGCGACAGGCAGAGTTGAGTCTTCTTCTGGTGTGAAGGATTCTACAACCGAGAATGAGACAATTCTTGTTTTCTGAAAGCTATATACTATATGTTAAATGACAATATGATATAGAAACTTTATTAGTTCGAGATCACTAAACGCATTAATTTATTgtcatcaataaaataaaaattaaaatagtgttTGTGATTTACTCAGCTTGTTGGAGATTTTCtttcatttataatattttaagagaAAATTTCTAGTATATTATATAGGTTGGAAATTAGTTGAgtataaatagtttaatatacGAATCAAAGAAATGAAAACTCCAGAACATATAATTGTCAATGTtaaaaaaggcacaaaagaaaATTTGCAGAGCTTAAGAGGTTGCTATACAACAATGGAGTCAGGCCCACGTGGATACAGATCGTAAGAAGAGGGAGAAGACGATGTAACAGACATGGAGTAATCTGAAGGAAACTGTGACGTTGACGCTGGCTTGAACTGCAAGTCATCTCCGTACACACTAGTGTCCGAGATGCTCTGTTTTATCTCAGTCTCTCCTTGGAGCATCTTCACAACTTCCGACATATTTGGTCTTAGTGACGGAGAAATGTTAGTGCAAAGAAGCCCAACTTTGATCATTCTCTCTGCCTCACCTACATCTAACTTGCCCTCTAGCTCCGAGTCTATGATTCCTGCAAAATTTCCTTTCTTGTGCAGCAAGAAAGCCTGAAACACAAAGGAAGAGAAGCTCCTAAATCtgttgaatatatatatatgtgtgtgtgtgtgtgtgtgtattagACAGAGTTTGTCAGTACCCAATCTATAAGTCCAACACAAGATTCATGATCAGGTGTGTAATTTGCATTGCTCTTTCCACTGACAATCTCCATTGCGACAATGCCAAAGCTATACACATCAGCCTTTTCTGTTAGGTAACCTCTCATTGCGTATTCAGGAGCCATATATCCACTGCAAACCAGAACCATTGTTAGTTTCAAATTATCTACCATATCATACCTTTCTATATATAAACCTTACATTGTTCCCGCAACTCTGGTGCTAATGTGACTTTTCTCATCTTCGTGCAGTCTAGCCAATCCGAAATCAGATATCTTAGCGTTAAGGTCCTTATCTAGTAGTACATTAGTTCCTTTGATGTCTCGGTGAATGATCTTAACCATTGATTCCTCATGAAGAAACATAAGTCCTTTCGCTATTCCTATGCATATCTTCTGCCTTGTTTTCCACTCAAGTCTCTGACTATTCTTTCCTGAAAAAAGGAGTCAACAGAGATCTAATGAAACCACTTTtcatctattaaaaaaaaaactagagttGAGCAAGTAACTGAATCTTACCAAACAATGCACCAGAGAGACAATTGTTTTCCATGTATTCATAAACAAGAAGGAGATGGTTTTTCTCAGCACAACATCCATAAAGTTTAACAAGATTTGGATGCTGCAAGCATGCAATCATACCAATCTCATTCACAAACTCTCTGTTTCCTTGTACTGATTTTGAAGAAAGCTGTTTTACCGCAATTAGTGTTCCATCTGCTAGCTTTccctgtatttaaaaaaaatctctctctctctctcattacCTTATTTACATTGAGTTTCTATTGTTTACAGCTTTGAGATTATCTTTTGTACCTTAAACACAGATCCAAAGCCACCTTCTCCAATCTTGTTTGCTTGGTCAAAGTTGTTTGTGGCGGCTCTAAGTTGCCTCAAAGTGAAAGCACCTGTTAAGAGAGAAAatcttttagaaattttcagTAGTGTTAAACTTTGTTTGAAACAGTACCTCTATctccttttgtttcttctctgacACATCTCCTCCAACAAAGAACTCCCAAACACAAGAAAAGGGTACAAAGTATTGAACTTGTTACACCAATCAAGAGAGTGTACTTTCTTGTTTTACTATGTTTTTGTGCAGAAAGCATCTGCACAGTAACTAAATGATGGATCTTCAGACATTATGTATGATTATTCTCcaagtaaaaataaaagatttagaAGGAAACATTTGGCCTCTTACCACCACATTCAGATTCTGAAACTGAAACAAGAATTACAAGAAGTGTTAGATACATGAATGATTTTGTCACCAACCAAGGTTATGTTAGATACTTGGTCTGAATACTTACTAGGACAAACTGAGACTGCAGAGATGAGAGAACCATAGTTCCCTCTACGTGGAATGACCGTTGTGCCTTTCCCACCCCAATACAATCTTATCTCAAACGAGTTATCTGTTACATTAGCCTTCACCTGTTTAACAACTTCCTTGTGAGTCCCATTAGCCTCTTCCCTAATGCTAAAATCCTCCCATATCAACTTCCCCTGAACATAGATGTTAAAATAACGTTTTGCGAGTATACTGTAAGGTTCTGTGTCTGAGAACTGAATCTCAGCGAAATGTAGTTTCACGTTGTAGCTTCCGTTCTCAATGCAAAAGGCATAGTAAGACAAACTCAGTGGAGAACGGCGTGCTGTCTGATAAAGCTCAGAGTGTTTAGCTTCCACCGAAGACTCTGATGAGACTGTATAAGTATCTTCAGTTATTGCATCATCCATGAAGTCACCTGTGCTGCTGAATCCCCAGTTGTTACCATGATAGTTCGTTGCAGAACCGGTTTGTACATAGCTATCTCCTTGGTACGTTATACTTCCTCGAGAATTCTTTATAACCATATCCTCTCCACCGCAGTTTATATGCAACGACTTGGTATCTTGAAAGAATAAGAGAACTTAATAGCTTCTCTCTTTAATAATCAGACAGTTAAAAAAATGCTTAAAGAAACTTACAGTTGTGGCAATAGTTTGGTCCTGAACAAGGAAGAAGTTGAGTTCTGTTTCTTGAATATGAGCTCTTGTATGTGTTAACATTTCTATGATCATTTACAAAACTTTTAGGCTTCAAGAAAATACTATCATTATCTAAACAATTAAGGGAGTGATTACACACTTTCTCTCTTTGCAGCCAGAAGACCATGTGAAGTTATTGTAAGAAAGATCACTGCAGAGACATTTCAGTGAATTTTAGTaggtatatataaaaaagtggAGAAACAGGATAATGGTAATAGTGAAAGGCTGTACATGTTGGTGCTTGCAGTGAGGAAAACTCCTGCTTCAATATTTCCAGACAACATGTTTCCAGTTAAATATCTGAGAAATGTAAACAAAAACACAGTTTGTATTTGTTGCAAGTTCATGGTCTGAAGACGTTTTTGATCatattaacaataaaataatgcGAGTTACTTAACGTGTATTTTGGTGCGCTTGTATCTGTTGGTATCTCTCCAGACAGCCTATTAAACGATAGATCACTATAATGGGAGAAAGAAACCTTAGCTTAAGAGGTTGTGTGTGGTTTCTCAAGTGTCATGACTCATGAACATGATACTTACAGAGTCATGAGACCGGGAAGTTCCCAGATATTGAGTGGGATCGGACCTGATAAGTTCAAGTTCCTTAAAACCCTGAAAGAGTAATCAGTATTAAGACTAAAAACTtaagagaaatatatatatgttataatgaGAACCTTACTTACAGAAACTGCAGATTCTTGCTAGATATTTGTGGAACAAGGCCAAATCCTCCAGTTATGTCACTGATCCTCCtgtttgatgaagaagaaacatgTCTTTACTGAAAGTAATTTTCAAAAGATGAAGGGTTCATGTAAGAAGATTAGCTTACAGGTCATTCAGATTCTGTAAACGGAATATGGAATCCGGAACAGGTCCTTTAAGGCCAGTTGCATACAGCTCTCTGGTTATATAGGTTACACAAGCTTTTTTAGTATTTCTTGCAGCTCAAGTTAGatgaagaaaacaagaaaaaaatgtacTCTTACAATCTCCGAAGTTGGCGCCAGTTTCCTATAAACTTTGGGATGGTTCCATTTAAGAGGTTATCGCTTACACGGCTGCAAAAGATCAAGAATCATACTTAAAAACAACTGATCCAAGAAAAGGTGATTATGAGAATCACTAGAGTGTTGATGAGCATACAATTCCTTGAGGGTTGTTAAGTTGGCAAATGTCGCAGGGATGGTTCCAACAAGTTGGTTTGAAGAGAATGCTCTGGAATCATTAAAACAAGAACATTATTTAATGAATCATAAAACTAAGAATAATCTAACTGAAGATGTTTCTCCTTACAATACTTCTATATCAACCAAGTTTCCTATCTCTTCAGGAATAGTTCCAGAGAATTGGTTTGCTTCAATGCCTCTGAGATAAACATGAAATAATCTTTTCAGTTCAAGAAATTTTGTAATGTGGTAAGATCACTAAGTGATTAGGACAAAACTTACAAGAAATTGAGACTAGGAAACTTCTCTAGTCCTCTAGGAATGTCTCCAGATAGTCGGTTTGCGCAAAGGGAtctgaagaaaaacaaaaacattatgaATCTTTGATGAACAAGAAGCCTTAAGAAGAGGAGCTTACATGTACTTGAGGCTCTTTAAAGAAGCCCATTCCATAGGAATTGATCCAGAGAGGTAATTACGGCAAAGGTCACTTTCAAGAACCAGAAACAAAGTCAgcaacaacagaaaaaaaaggGAAGAGAATGTGAAAAAAGATGATTAACTATTTACAGTAATTCAAGATGCTGGAGCTTGACAAAGTCAACTGGGAGTTTTCCAGGTAGGCTAAATGTCTTGAGGATACTGCACAAGAAGAATATATTTGGTTTCAGTTTTGATGACAAAAaggataaaaattatataagcAAAAACCTGAGAAAGAAACATTACAAGTGAGTGATGTGACAAGTTCTGTTGTTGTTAAAACTACAGTTACATCTGATTGTGCTGTTTTGACCTTCCATGAGAACACTTTTTGTTATCACTAAAGTCTTTGTGAAACAAGGATCTTCACTCAGGTCTAAGTATTTGACGCCAAGTGTCTTTGTAATATCCTTGAGTGCTTCCACTGCATAAATTAAGACCAATGAATAGAgagtttcaaaaatatgagaTCTTGTTTTGTTAGAATTTACGGAGAAAATATAAATGCTATTAGCAGTTAAAACCCTGAAACCTTCATTTGGATGCAGAGCAGGAGCAGCATTAACTGTACAAAACAAGCAGCTAAGTGCAAGCAGAGCTCTTACAAGGCGATATCTACGCAGCATCATGAGCTTGTAAGTTGCAGACATGGACGATCGCGAGCTTGTACTACATACACGTatgttatatacttatattacGATATTAACAAAAGTGAGGTGTTACTTGTGAATGAAGTTCACCTGAAATGAACTTCAGTGTGTACACATGGGGTTGTTGCTAAACCGGACGACGGTCTCACTTTGTCTGCTAATGTTCTGTAACTGGCGCCTTCTTTTTAATTGCAAAATAGACCTTgattttgtatttgttttgcAGATAGAGCGCAAAAAGTATTGGAATGTGTCGGTGTTccctttctatatttttatgttttgcaaTGGGCATGAATTAATATTAGATCTGTTCTCATGaattacaattttataaatattgggttattttctaaataaattgaTTTCCGAGGGGCTGTTTTGAAAGTagaatgaaaataaagaaaacttcAGATTGAAGATCCTACCATAATTTTTTGTGTGGAACAAGTGGAGTAGTTGCACAATGTTATCCATTATTTTTCGATCTTCTCAAGAGTTGactttcactttctcttttGCTATCTGCAGAAGAAAATAAAGTAGATTTGACAAAACTTGTTTTTTTAACCCATTTCATTACTTAATTTGAAGTGGTTTAAGAAATCAAACCCAATATACCATCCAAATGAGATTATTCATAATTCACGTCAGGAATAAATTCGTAGGGAAGTATTCACTGGTTCATATATCATCAACCGTTACCCtagtaaatataaaatcctAATCTTAACCGAAAATTCTTCTCTGAGTATGGAAGAAAATGATAAGCATCTCTACAGTCCTCTCCGTGAGGAACCCACAACGAACTCATGTATCGGTTAAGCCCTAGGTTAAGCCGACCAACTAAACCGGCAAGACCGTCGGATATGCCGACAACATCACGCGGGATCAAGCTGTTTTTGGGAAACTGTGTTGTCTCCTATTTAAGCTAACATAGTTAGAGTTTTTCTTCTATCAAGTTGCCAATAACCTCATGTGATTCGAGTTGTATCCAAGAAACCGGTGTTaagagttttttcttttatcaagtTGATCAGAGGCACATATGCTTTCGGAGGATGCTGTTTTGCCTTATCCGTTGATGTCTACTCTCTCATCATTGGACAGGTACGCAACCAGGGATATAGTGAAAGACCATTTATCTAAACAAGAAAAAGTTCTTTAGGTTTTGTTTGACATTCTCATTCTTTCTTGGCAAGTTACCTCTCTGCATTCAGAGACTTTTCCCTGGCTTTGATTTGTCAAAATTAGAATGTTGCATTTGCAATTCTTACATTGAATCGAACAGTGGTTTCAATCCAAGTATACCATCTACTCTACAACCATCTGTTCACTGATAATGATTATAAATCTACCCTTGAAGCATTCTCATGCTTCTAAAAATAactttcttttggttttgtttgacaTTCTCATGCTTTCTTGACAAGTTATCTTTCTGCATTCAAAGATTTTTTCCTCTTTGAGAGTCAAAACTAGAACGTTGCAGTCTACAATTCTTACTTGAACAGGATTTGTTCTCGAGGCTCGTGCCTCTGTATctttctttattaaaaacaaataaattctTACAAATCGAACACTATACAGTATTACATACAATAAGGATTGTTTGACATATTTTAAGATACAAGAACGAGGATTGGCCTTAAAGATTTATCTACAATCATCACAAAGGAAGATCTGTAACTCTTTTATGTGAAGACCCTGTCTTGGAGAACTCAGGGTTTGCTTTCTCTGTAGCCGGTAACAGTTTATGAATCAAGGCCGCAGAGACAGCTCCAAGTGTTGGAGCCAGCAAGTAAATCCAGATCCCTTTGTAACATCCCCACACAAGTGCCGGCCCTATGCTTCTTGCTGGATTCATCGATGCTCCTGATACCTCTCTGTGAATTGAAACATTTTACATTGGTTAGCCAAAGAGATCCATTACCATCGAAGAGTTTAAGCTTATGGAGATTGAGAATAGAAAAAGCGAAAATTACCCTGCAAAGATAACATTCAGTGTGACGGTTGCACCAATGATTAAACCCTCTAGTTCCTTGGTCTGCAAGATTCATATATGTTAAGATCAAAAACCTGATGATCAAGAAAtgtgtttagtgtttttagtTGTTGATCACTTACTGTTCTCTTGGAGGTTGTGACGGCACATATAACTATCATAAGGAAGCCGGTGATGATGAACTCCATCACGAATCCTTGAAGGTCAGTCCCAGAAGGAGATGATCCGAGGAAGACATCGTGTTTCTTGCTGCACACGTCATTGTTTAGGTCAAACAAAAGACGCAGAGTCGCAGAAGCCAAGGTTGATCCGATGACTTGAACAGTTATGTACGCTGGGAGTTGATACAGAGGGAACCTCTTGCAAGATGCCAAGGCGATAGTGACAGCCGGATTGAAATGGGCAGAGATGTGGCCTAGAGTGTAAACAAGAATCATCACCACTAGACCCCAAACCACTGCAATGCCCACAAGAGTCACAACATGGTTGTGTTGAGCGTTCACGGCAATAGCGGCACAACCCGCAAATATCAAGTAGTAAGTTCCCACGAGTTCTGCTATAAGCTGCAGATTAAAGTGAACAAGAAAAACTTGAAAAAGGGTACGGACAAGAAGTGTGAATTAAGAAGTGTTACTCAATGGTTGTGAAAAAAAGAACTAACCTTTTGCAAGAAGTGGACAGATAACAATGGTGGAGAAGAAGGCAGTGGAGTTTTTGAAACAGGAGGAGCTTGGATGTTGAGTACAACAACATTTCCATTGTTGCTTTTGCTCACTGATATGTCttccatttgattttttttttcttttttggaaagaGAGTATAAGGCTTTGATTGATGTTTGAAGTTTTGTGTTGTAGAGAGATTGTTATGAGGTTCTGCTTTTTATAGTTTGTTTACCAAAACAGTTGCAGAATGAGAATAAAGTgaataaaaagtcaaattttGCTTTTGAGCAACTTGTTAGAGCAAAATGGTAGTTTATTATTTGAATGGGTGTgtgttttaattaaataaaagctGAATACTGTTGAATTGCAGATGGTTTTGTAGAACAAAAGACACAGGTCGACGCAAAGCCAAAGGGATATATAATACTTTATGCAAAAGCAAAGTCAAATCATGTTCTAGTTTCTGGTTACTTTGTTAGTTTAGGAAACTACATGAGCCCAATTGATGATAGAATATAAAGCAAATGATTGTCAGCTACCTGATCAGGCTATCACTAaccaatattaatatattattaacaataGAAACTATAATTAACATGATGATATATTAAGAGAATCTCTCTACGTTGACattcaaaagatttttttatcacaaatataTGTCTCAAGGatcaaaacaaatataaaatatttcattaaaaagtaAATAGACTTTATATCACTatgattaattaatatagaTTTAAGTTTTAGAATTAAGGGATGAAATTTTGGGgtacgaattaaaaaaaaattaaaattcaaaatatttttttaaagatagtttCAATAATAATTTAGACTTACAGTTTATAACCGACTAATTTagactttttcaaaaaaaaaagttccaatgataaaaaaatatattaatcatattctCAAATGActgcttttagttttttttcaccaaaaaagttttaaaaagaaataacaaaaataaatttaattaaaagagGTAAAAGACTATTAATcaggtttatatatattgttatcaTATCAATCAAATAGTTTGTataattaatgatattaatatatttatggaCCGTATCTTCTTTATAACTAATGATATTCATTTATTTCCGTATCCGGCCCACGCACCATTTTAAACTCAATTTTTCACACGTGCGCTCCTCTCCTGAGCTTTTGCAAATGCTCAAACCAGAGAGACTAGCGTCCTCCCTTTCCCGCCAATTCCCATCACTCAAACCTAAACAACCCGAAGAACCACGACGCAATCTCGTCAGCGACTTTCTTCTCCGGCTGAAAAGATGCGTCTCCGTGAACCAACTCCGAGAGATCCAAGCCCAGATGCTACTCAACTCCGTCGACAAACCCAATTTTCTGATTCCCAAAGCCGTCGAGCTCGGAGACTTCACCCACGCCTCTCTCCTCTTCTCCGCGACGGAGCGACCGAACCACTACTCCTTCAATTTCATGATCCGAGGGCTAACCAACACGTGGCGCGATCACGGGGGAGCTCTCTCGCTGTATCGCCGGATGAAGTTTTCCGGGTTAAGACCCGATAATTTCACTTACAATTTCGTTT is a genomic window containing:
- the LOC108809745 gene encoding probable LRR receptor-like serine/threonine-protein kinase At1g29720, whose translation is MSATYKLMMLRRYRLVRALLALSCLFCTVNAAPALHPNEVEALKDITKTLGVKYLDLSEDPCFTKTLVITKSVLMEGQNSTIRCNCSFNNNRTCHITHFILKTFSLPGKLPVDFVKLQHLELLDLCRNYLSGSIPMEWASLKSLKYISLCANRLSGDIPRGLEKFPSLNFLGIEANQFSGTIPEEIGNLVDIEVLAFSSNQLVGTIPATFANLTTLKEFRVSDNLLNGTIPKFIGNWRQLRRLELYATGLKGPVPDSIFRLQNLNDLRISDITGGFGLVPQISSKNLQFLVLRNLNLSGPIPLNIWELPGLMTLDLSFNRLSGEIPTDTSAPKYTYLTGNMLSGNIEAGVFLTASTNIDLSYNNFTWSSGCKERKNVNTYKSSYSRNRTQLLPCSGPNYCHNYTKSLHINCGGEDMVIKNSRGSITYQGDSYVQTGSATNYHGNNWGFSSTGDFMDDAITEDTYTVSSESSVEAKHSELYQTARRSPLSLSYYAFCIENGSYNVKLHFAEIQFSDTEPYSILAKRYFNIYVQGKLIWEDFSIREEANGTHKEVVKQVKANVTDNSFEIRLYWGGKGTTVIPRRGNYGSLISAVSVCPISESECGVTVQMLSAQKHSKTRKYTLLIGVTSSILCTLFLCLGVLCWRRCVREETKGDRGAFTLRQLRAATNNFDQANKIGEGGFGSVFKGKLADGTLIAVKQLSSKSVQGNREFVNEIGMIACLQHPNLVKLYGCCAEKNHLLLVYEYMENNCLSGALFGKNSQRLEWKTRQKICIGIAKGLMFLHEESMVKIIHRDIKGTNVLLDKDLNAKISDFGLARLHEDEKSHISTRVAGTIGYMAPEYAMRGYLTEKADVYSFGIVAMEIVSGKSNANYTPDHESCVGLIDWVLTNSV
- the LOC108810194 gene encoding aquaporin NIP2-1 — protein: MEDISVSKSNNGNVVVLNIQAPPVSKTPLPSSPPLLSVHFLQKLIAELVGTYYLIFAGCAAIAVNAQHNHVVTLVGIAVVWGLVVMILVYTLGHISAHFNPAVTIALASCKRFPLYQLPAYITVQVIGSTLASATLRLLFDLNNDVCSKKHDVFLGSSPSGTDLQGFVMEFIITGFLMIVICAVTTSKRTTKELEGLIIGATVTLNVIFAG